Within the Salvia hispanica cultivar TCC Black 2014 chromosome 4, UniMelb_Shisp_WGS_1.0, whole genome shotgun sequence genome, the region tttagtttcTCTCATATTCAACTAAAAAACAGAAAGGAGAGGCTGGAGAGAGTGAATGATGAAAAATCTGAAATGATAAAGTGAGAAGTGGGGGTGAAGGTAATAAGCACTTTATTGAGAAATGGGGTTCAATCATGCATCGATTTGCGTGATAAAAATAGATGACACAGTGACCGTATTTTGCTCCACACAGCTGGCCTTGTACGTTTATGGCATCATATTTCCACCCCACATGCCTCATCCCCAACCATTCTTCAAATGAATCCATACCCCAcgttcttattttaatttaaatctgCCACTTCCTAGCCCGATTTTgattatacttttattttcaagaatttcaCTTTAAACTTTCACGAATCACCTGATTTTTATCAAACAAACGGTTAACTAACAAttataattccaaaattttcagAATCGGTATAATCTATTTCAATTCAGTCCATATATTATAAGACGATTACAGTGTTGAAATTGAAACTTTGGATCCGACAAGTAAATTCATAGTTTTGATATTGAACACATAACTAGCTATTTcgatttttgtcaattttgatagtagtatttttaatcGAATGTTCCTGCTTATCAATGAAAAATTCTGGATCCGAACCAAAGTAATAGAATTTGGATACCGATTCCGGTTGAGCCCATTAGGATGGCTAACCACGCATTTCTCCTATTTTCCAAAAtccctttttctttattggtAAGTAGTAATATCCCACCATTTTCCTATAAATCAAACCCCTCACCCTTCTCCAAAGCCCCTTCTCCAAAGCCCCTTCTCTTCCACTTCTCTCACCCACAGCtttccaatttaattttccctcTCTTTTCCGTTTTTCTATTATCGCCTCGTTTCTCTGGTTAATTACATAACAACCACACATATTTTTCCGATACAATcttgccaaaaataaatactccacttGTTTTTCAATTCATACCTCACAAACCCCAAAACTTCACCAAAAAATCATTGAATGTTGCAGAAACCGCCGTTGATGTTCCAGATTCATCCATGTCTCCCGTTCTGAGCGAACTTCTCCGGTCCGGTTTTATGATCAGTTCCTCCCTCCGCCGCGGCACCCATCTCGTCCAATCCTTCTCCGTCGTCTTCCTCTACTGGTTCTACGTTTTCTCATAAACTTTTCCCCCAATTCGCAAACCCTAATTTATCCCCTCTCTCTCCTTATACAAATACACACGATTAATTCTTCAATTGAtccaaaaacacacacaatcacttcaattaattcattaatggCGACATCGAGCGTGACTTCGTCGGATTCGCCGCCGGTGATGGACCAGAGGAAGCGCAAGCGGATGCAATCGAACCGCGAATCGGCGCGGCGGTCGCGGATGCGGAAGCAGAAGCACCTCGACGATCTGATGGCGCAGGCGGCGCAGCTGAGGAAGGAGAACGCGATGATCCGGAGCAGCATCGGCGCCACCGCGGAGCGCTGCGTGAGTGTGGAGGCGGAGAACTCGGTGCTGGCGGCGCAGATGATGGAGCTGACGCATAGGCTCGGATCTCTCAATGAGATATTGAGCTGCATCGGTTCGGTTAGCGCCGCAGCCGCTGCCGTCGGCGGATGCATGTTTCAGTCGGAGGAGTTTCAGGTTGGCGATGGCGCGCCGTGGAACTCGGTGGGGCTGAGCCACCACCCAATCATGGCGGAGATGTTTGattattgatgaaaaaaattgtgaacCACAGCAAAATTGGTCAACGTGTTCTTGGTTGGTGTTTTTTAAgatttggatttaaaaaataaaataaaaattagtggtTGTTCtttcttgtatttttaattcataagaTTGATTAGCATTTGCGTAAATGGAATAtctccaattatttattagtgtTGTTGATGCTTTTGTCATGATTTGGATCCATTGGCCCATAtacattcaattattattatagacAATAATGACtccaatttaaatatgtagtgaAATAAAGGAGAAAATATCTTAGTAATTAAAATGCGCTTCACCTCTAGTAGAgcatataaataatgaaataaagcACAATTATAACTCGCACTCCCTATTTAAATACTCGCTTTAATTCTCGAGGACTTTTGAgaaatgatttgattttgtgaaaaagtagcgatacaaaattaatttcactttaatatatataggtcCCAGTCGAGTTAACCTACTCGAATTCTCGGACCATTTGGGTTCTGACGAAATTTTCTATCTTATAAACTTTAAATCCAAATTCAATCCCTTAAGGTTTTAGGCTAAGCCATCAAGTCAATCGGGCTCAAAAAATTTTACTCcgtatattattattttttaagtaataatactactatattatattaatcattttatatctGGAATAAATGAGTAATTACTTCAATTCGAATTAAATATGTAACTCATTTAgtgataaaatttatgttttacttAAAtagtgattattttaaaattttacatataatattttcataaaaagtgtaaaagtaaaaaaaatgagtatggttttcaaatttgattgaattaaaatatatttttacttatatttaaattttttttagtaattctaaaagtttgaaaaagcttaatgaaaattgaaaataaataatgagaaTTAACTCGGGCGGGTTAATTTTGGCCAACCCAATCGGGGTTGTGGGCTATTCGGTTTTAACATAATTTGggttatcattttttttggatataaattttcaattatatcccTATAAATTTTTTGGGTCATCAGACCAACTTATGAAACGTGGAGCGTGTAGTCCATTTACGGTTTAGGGTCATCGAATTATGACTTTTTtcgggctattcgggtcaatcccaacaaataaaagtttcaaccctaaccctttttttttataaatcttATTGATCTTATAATAGAACGTTaccataataatttattttatattccatTTTTCCTAAATAATTATCTAGTTATTCTAGTCTACCATTCTAGAGAATTTACGACATAACATCTAGAGTTGGATCATTTCTAGATGTATTTTATATCACAtatatctagattttatttttttatttcaacaaaAGCAACGCTATTTTGAATACAAgaaataaactataaaaagaatataagtTGAAACTATTCTcaaatttaagtaaatataataatatttgattaaaCATATAAACATGTGTAATTACTAAATTTCtcctttaaaaatttttaattgttgggTGATTAATGTGCCCCAGCCCACCATATATATAGCTCCACCAACCAATATGTATATTCATGAACAAAAAAGTAGACGCCGACctcataaaaaaacaaaatgatctagatattaattttaacattgtacatatataataaatacacaaatttagTTACTAATGATAAACGTTCGAATTATAGTGGTGATCGATGACCATGTCCCTTTCAAAAACATGTGTGATCATGCATTTGCAATAAGGTAAATGTGTTTGATAAAAACTGTTTGTCTATTATTACGTCGATGTCACTAAACATGTTTACTTATTAGAAAAATTGCACAAATTGTCACCAATTTAATGGGTttgacaatttaatttaatttaattagtcttatACAGTAGTATACATGTTTCTAGAAGTTTTCGGAGCTCCTCAAACTTAGTTGTGACTTGTGGTCAACATCTTTAGATTTCATAGCAAACTTATTTATATCATtctctttgttcttcattttacatttaaaacttataaatttagataataCTTAGCACACATATGCACATCTTTACCACAAAAGATTTTTGATGTAATGAAACgtgcataaaaataaattaaaagttccAAATGTTTTTTCAGTATGATAGGGTTCTGTTGTATAAAAAATTGCTTGTTATATAGCATGTTTTAGACAATCAAGCATTTTTTTAgagtaaattacaaatttagaATCTATACTTTCATTGatgcatatttttttggtatctatacttataaaatatcattttcagtATGTATACTCTATATACTTATTGCACATTTTAAGATCCTACctactttttctattttttcggACTAAATGCACTCTCAAATGGATGAAGAACAAATTTGTACATTCAATGCAATCATTTCGAACCTTTAGACAATATTATTTGATGCAAATTGAATTTTTCCTTGGCTAATTCCAATTTGAGTATCTTAGAATGTGATTTCACTTTAGTTTGGATATATATACATGGAGCCTATAGTATAAAAGTAACGATGGAATGGAACCTATTCCTATGAATAGCGACCTTATTTGATACATTAATCAATGATTATGGTTTAAGAGAGATAGATAGTTGCGTCAtgaattaattctataattCTAGCTAATTGATGATTTGTTTTGGGAAAATACACTCATTTCAAACCCGATTAATTGATAGTTTTATTATGAACTCTACAGCATTGAAGTcttgtaaatagtttaattataataaaccGGAAATTATTCTCAAACGCACTAATGTAATTACTCcaatagtttaattactcCGTATAATAAACCCgagtatatttttacataaaaaaaatgcaaaaacatTACTAGTGACTATAATATGTTGCATTGTGTCCTGAGTTATGGGTTTATGGCCCAAAGTAAGTGTAAAAGTAATCGTGGGCCCAATAAATTCTATGCCTTCATAAACCGATGTGGTACACCAAATTCCACCGCAACACGACGACGTTTGCAATGGCttagatattaaaaataaagaataaatggTAGGTGTCGTCAATCCGGTGGGCACACGTCAATtgatgcaaaattgataagtATTAGTtcatgactgaaaaagcaatTTTCAATGGATTCAGATATAACTAATGCAGCATGGATCGTTTAGGGTTTAAAACGATTCTCATCAATTATAAACacttttttaatgttaaaagGCCAAACGAGACGCGTGAGCTCTAGATCATCATTATTACGGTTGCTTTGATGAAGTAGCAACTTTTCTGATTTTGGGTTTCTcatgaattcaaaatttaattcagtGTCGAAATCATCTTATATCCATCAtattaatttaactttatattgAACATATCTTGTACTCCATATATGTTACTTACTAAATCCCACATCTATAGATATATTTCTTGTTTcgtaaaaaaattgtatggTATCCACCGTTCTGTAATAGGAGTTCGTATTTAATGACTCAGCATCgatttttagaaatgtaatTGCACAAAATTGGTGGAATATaagtcttacttttatatatggagtattaattttataataaaatatgagtgaaataagtcAAAGAATATGGAGCATGAAagattaattttgtagttttgtATTGGGTGGGAtggatcaaaatgaaaaagactCTTATTACGtgatagaaaataatactgttataaattaactagaagaaaaaataaagtaggattCATAATAAGGTATATACAATAacgttttcattttaaaaaaaatgtatcaaAATTGGGTGGCTTCAATAACTTGAGAAAATAAAGACCCACGCCACATATTACGGATGCCCATGTTGTTATACACATTTATTGTTGAAGACTTGAAGTGGAGTATTCAATGAATATCAGTATGTCTTTGACTTTATGAGTTTTTAACGattatccttttttttctaattctaCTTCATATGTTAATTTTGAAGCGTGAACTACTCCGTCGGAAACACCAAATAGTGTGACACCTCGTATCCTCATCCacaatcaatatttaataatactacaattaatattttttttcctaactatgtcctattttattaatcttgtattcaatttatatagtcaactactaaaattatttatacttaaAAGAAGGAATGAGTATGGAATAATTGTATATACTATGCACGTGCATGTTAtgtatttcattatatatctaaaataatttattagacGACAAAATATGAGAGATTAGAGTAAGGATTGCCTGGTGTTGATAGTACCCTAGTAGTTGAGCCATTAGTAAGTCATACAACATCTAGTCAAAGTTGGTGGCGaggaatttttgttttgaaactGCACAAATCAATTCATTCACCCGGCTCGACGACATATATAGCTTAGACGTTGATATTACGATTCTTCTTATCAAATTAAGCTTCGGATGAATGAGCCAATATTGatcataattttgtaatcTAATATTTGATGTTTTCCACAATTGCTCTATACTCTCATGCATACGcctaatatattataaaattacaaattaaaattgttagCAATTAACACCATTATATGCTTAAATCTTTCGATTTTCGACATGACTTTTTCGAATAGCATCCCCAAAACGACCAAAACGATGAGGTTTTAATCAGCACTATTACGTcgaaaactaaaaaacaagATAGAACTTCATGCagtagtaatttgtaattCTGCATACATTGGGAATGTATAGCGGTAACAAGTGTGTATCAACTATTCATTTTAAGCAAACTCCATTTGTCCCTTAAAagtatgaattattatttctttcttaGTCTATCTATGAAAACAAagaattttctgattttggaTCTCACTACCctactaataatgtggacTTTAATTTCCACTAACAAACTACGTTTTCTTTTCATCTATCTTTGTTTAACAATTGTATTAATCTATGCTtaaccaaaaatttaaacttttcaGAACAGAGAGATAgcataaattatgaattgatTCTGTGTACTTTATGTACTTTATGTGGGAAATAATAACTTCGAAcatttaataatactattatgaCATTTGATAActcatttatcttaaatttatataactaaaaatgatctaaaatgTGTATGtttatcatatattttattttttatttataaaattgcttatttcattattgaCAATGACGGGCGCAGAAAATAAAGCTCGTGGGGTCGGataatatacataattaataataataataatatttaaatgattattttaaaattaatttaattaataataaatatagtaaataattgttttaaaaaaatatttcatattgtGTAGTCATATCTTTTGTTATGAATGATATATATGTTTCCTAGGAATATCTATATTTAACAAAATCTACTTAAAAATTTCTTTGATCCttttgtaatagtattaattgaATGTTTCTCGCTCGATATGTATTAAGACAACCTCCCAACATATTTTTGCAGCTTATTCAAAAGAATTCAGAAAATACATTTTCGGTCGAATATTATAAACTCCCTTAAAAGTtactatatttcaatattataaaagtaataatcgcttgataatttattattaacttcaaaaatccaataaatgaaataaaaatagattgaaATTATGGTTAATATCATATATATTCTTCTGTAATGATAATGGTGACTTAATCTATAACccaaataattttaactacATAAGCCATCTATATGTTGATGTTAAAAGGGATCgactaattttagtattttaaaaataggcCGTGCGTGATGCcctttcatttaatttaattattaaaataattggaaataaaaGAAGTGGAATTGTTTCCTTTATTACAGATTATATCTATTCTTTTTTACAGTCTCTCTCCTCAAATCCCCAATCTTCCTTATTACTCCAACTGATTCGTCCTCTCTGTTACTCCGACGAAGGCCAAACCATGGGATGGAGCTCTGCCGTGTAGGGTCGGAGATGCTGCTGCATAGGGCCAGAGGTCAAAAAACTGAAGTTTCTTGGCAGCCTCAATGGACAGCGGTGGGGTCGGTCGACCCCACCCGACCCCACCTACATCCGTCGTTGTGTGATACAAATTAAAGTGAGTGAAAAGAGTTATTGAATGGCGAATCATACATTTATATtagtagttttataataaattgcgagcgaaataaaataagtgaaatgTTGGATtagtactaaaaatagtaaaaagaaaaatgggatAGTTATTTAGGACGgatgaaaataacaaattggAATGATTAATGGCTAACcaagggagtactaattaatgtCAGAAATTCTTAacaatgatttttaattaattttgcaaattgtggatttagtttataataaaaaaaatttaattgggATCCAGGAATTGAAATTAGACTTCAATTCTTCGAATATTGGTCCGAGCAGGACATGATTGTTACGTAATTTCGAAAAAATAGGATTGGAAGCAAAAATCGAGAATTGAAATTTGCAATTGGATTTCAatagtttttgaaattaaagttGAGAGCAAGTCGCCTGCATCTTTACAACATGTGGTTTGATGTATCCGGCCGAGTGTCGGACTGTTGCTACACAGATCATGGACCATAGTTGGGCTtctctttcttgtttttgggCTTCTCTTTCTTGTTacaaattagtagtagtaattgattCGTTTTTGGGCTTTGTCCTATTTGCAAACTTTcccttccaaaaaaaaataaaaaatagtcttatatttttatattcacccttatattaaaattaattactatatattttctcattgaGAAGTGATCAAGGTCTAACTCattttaagtgtataactagagaataaatctcaGCCACATGTTATCTTAATCCAATGactaaaataagtaaataactttagttaataaaaattggataGGGGTATTTTAGGAAATCAACTTTGTTCTCATATTTTCACATACACACACCATTCACGcttacacacacaaacacacactcTCTCCTTCTCTCACGACGGAGGTGGCGGAGCACACTTGCACCTCCTCTCCGGCGACACCCTCCTCCGGCCTGCCTGCCTCTCACGGTTGCCTCCCTATCTGTGCCCCCCTCCTCCGGTCTGCCTCTCGCGGAGTACGGCTCACCTCCTCTCGTGGGCACCGACAATATCTCTACACCTGTGCCCTCGTCGCCTCCTGCTCCCGGACTAATTTGTTATATTCTCCATTGcacatactcatgctcaaCAATCTCCATAGCCAATTGAAGAATCTTCATCGCAAGAACTGATTTACTCCATCGTCAATTATCGATTTCAGAATATGCAAATTCGCTATACTCACGCAGATTCTATAGATTTTTATCGCTAATGCTGAGATTTTCCCTATCTCCATCACTCACGTTGATTTGTTGTGATCTCCCAAGCCAATTATACAATCTACATACCTCCGCTCATGTTCAACAATCTCCATCATCAATTGCAGATTCTTCATCGCAAGAACTGATTTCTCTATCGTCAATTGTCAATTTCACGATCTGCAAATTTGCTATTTCACACAGGCCACATGTCTTCAATTGATCAAATGGACTTGGTATACGACCGcattttgctaaggatagcgaaaGCGGGTAAACCGCAACTAATGAGAGGGATTAAAGAAACGGGGagagaaaaagggaaagaacTTGAGGATTTGCACAAAGGCCAAGTCATATCATTGAAAAGAAGTCAAGCATGCCATTACATGGTCTTAGAAATAGCACAAACATCATATCAATGAATAAAAGTTCGATGGTGAGACTCTAAGATTTCTCACTTTACAAAAGAGCAGCGGAATAAGTCCTTACTAACCGActtcgtgtatgaagacacgaatcgTGAAAAG harbors:
- the LOC125218380 gene encoding bZIP transcription factor 44-like, producing the protein MATSSVTSSDSPPVMDQRKRKRMQSNRESARRSRMRKQKHLDDLMAQAAQLRKENAMIRSSIGATAERCVSVEAENSVLAAQMMELTHRLGSLNEILSCIGSVSAAAAAVGGCMFQSEEFQVGDGAPWNSVGLSHHPIMAEMFDY